A window of Mucilaginibacter sp. PAMC 26640 contains these coding sequences:
- a CDS encoding phosphate transporter has translation MLAILSLPLIGETELSGSLLLVFFVCLLAVVGFEFVNGFHDTANAVATVIYTKALKPAYAIPWSGMWNFLGVLLGGVAVAMGILKLLPLNDLMALPIAVGACMVLSVLLGSIIWNLGTWYMGIPCSSSHTLIGSMIGASLAFTWYYGGSGVNWEKAKEIGSSLIFSPLLGFGAAMLLMYLLKNVFKAAHLFHIPAGENDRPPLMTRILLITTCTLVSFFHGSNDGQKGVGLLMLILIAFVPARFAVNRNISDAEILKSLKQTQVVIARYPADTNARKLLNLVAQTETTIQQKSHTKTEHTYKFRKQLQDVINGMAVLHHEDNTAIAGPDRAALQKLSTAIDRTVDFAPLWVVLTISISLGLGTMIGWKRIVVTIGEKIGQQHLNYAQGATAEIVAASTIGLSTAFGLPVSTTHVLSSGIAGAMVASGGTKNLNNGTIKNIAMAWVLTLPVAIILSFLLFMGFHLFI, from the coding sequence ATGCTCGCTATTTTATCCCTCCCGCTTATTGGCGAAACCGAATTGAGCGGTTCGCTCTTACTGGTGTTCTTTGTTTGTCTGTTAGCTGTAGTAGGCTTTGAGTTTGTTAACGGCTTTCATGATACGGCAAACGCCGTCGCAACAGTAATTTATACCAAGGCGCTAAAGCCAGCTTATGCAATTCCCTGGTCGGGCATGTGGAATTTTTTGGGGGTATTGCTTGGTGGCGTAGCAGTAGCAATGGGTATTCTTAAACTACTACCCCTTAATGATTTGATGGCCCTGCCGATCGCTGTAGGAGCCTGTATGGTTTTGTCTGTACTGCTCGGCTCTATCATTTGGAACCTGGGCACTTGGTACATGGGTATACCATGCTCTAGTTCGCACACGCTGATTGGCTCAATGATTGGTGCCAGCCTTGCTTTCACGTGGTACTACGGTGGCAGCGGGGTAAACTGGGAAAAAGCGAAAGAAATAGGTTCGTCCCTCATATTTTCACCGCTGCTCGGTTTTGGCGCTGCCATGCTACTAATGTACCTGCTTAAGAACGTTTTTAAGGCAGCACATTTATTTCATATCCCGGCGGGAGAAAATGACCGGCCACCATTGATGACACGGATACTGCTTATCACAACTTGTACTTTGGTAAGCTTTTTCCATGGGAGCAACGACGGGCAAAAAGGAGTTGGTCTGTTGATGCTTATCCTCATTGCATTTGTTCCGGCAAGGTTCGCGGTAAATCGCAATATTTCAGATGCTGAAATATTAAAATCACTTAAACAAACTCAAGTGGTAATAGCCAGGTATCCTGCAGATACCAATGCACGCAAATTACTTAATCTGGTTGCGCAAACTGAGACGACCATTCAGCAAAAAAGCCATACCAAGACCGAGCACACTTATAAATTCCGCAAACAGCTCCAGGATGTAATAAATGGCATGGCCGTACTGCACCACGAAGACAATACTGCGATAGCCGGGCCTGATCGCGCGGCGTTGCAAAAGCTTTCAACAGCTATAGACCGCACGGTTGATTTTGCGCCGCTGTGGGTAGTGCTGACCATTTCTATTTCCCTTGGCCTTGGTACGATGATCGGTTGGAAACGAATCGTCGTTACTATCGGTGAGAAAATAGGGCAGCAACATTTGAACTATGCTCAGGGTGCCACCGCAGAAATTGTTGCAGCATCCACTATCGGATTAAGCACTGCCTTCGGTTTACCTGTAAGTACCACGCATGTACTATCCAGTGGTATTGCCGGTGCAATGGTAGCATCTGGGGGTACCAAGAATCTCAACAACGGTACTATTAAAAATATCGCCATGGCCTGGGTGCTTACTTTGCCCGTTGCCATTATTTTATCCTTCCTTTTGTTTATGGGCTTTCATCTTTTTATTTGA
- a CDS encoding chemotaxis protein codes for MESSSPDRFIIAIGASAGGLEAIHEFFDHMPANSGFTFVVIQHLSPDYKSLLVELVSKHTHMQVFEAANDVTLQRDCVYIIPNKKLMTIRGHKLKLADKVKDKSPNTAIDTFLFTMAKEKKEKAIAIILSGTGTDGTKGIEAIKEYGGMVIVQDPATAKFDGMPNSAITSGNADHILAPAKMHAEVYNYVHQINIPQIEEGGFDDGKLNDIFTLVSKSSGHDFNLYKTPTILRRITRRMAAVALLHLEDYVALLHKDPAEVKLLAKDFLIGVTSFFRDKQAFELLEKEIIPNIVKKKNDGDILKVWVCACSTGEEAYSIAVLLNEKVEESGKNIEIKIFATDVDDAAIEVAARNCYPLTAGREIPEHLLKRYFIKDNKSYSVLPGIRKQIVFARHNVIKSPPFIKNDLVTCRNMLIYMNSLLQQKVVATFHYALNKEGYLFLGSSENAASIKEGVTEISSKWKIYQRSGAITYGLHHTYTAVAPGLKYDEKQIPVKNSDKPKSIDEEFRDLLIEEFGPVGIFIDKSYTVKETIGDFNRFLMMPEKKLDLNILNMVGKDVSIVLNTAIRKAWKEGKKAHIDNIKVKREKEVMLLQITVKPPDSRSPNGYTLVLFSENKAEPVKQGIVLPPVDGDQHGEYLMEMEAELSETRINLQMAVEEMETTNEELQSSNEELLSANEELQSGNEELQSLNEELHTLNTEHQLKIRELVELNDDLDNYFRSTAIGQIFIDANLRIRKFNPAAVKLINLIEADIGRPINHISNNILLDNLVNDLHTVLGKGKMIEKEVALKSGTNSLMRIMPYIRKDKQPDGAVITFVDISVITELNNMITGVFNANSSAILAFREIAATGSKPKDYKCIAFNQSALSLIDKTADDMNAQPSISEFPELMAAMNFEQYSKVAETGKPVQAEIQTTDGRYYQLSSAKMNDGFVLSLSDVTIRKNAEKKLKKNYNELITAREGLRNLNQQLEQRVQERTQKLAESEERFKLVSKATNDTVWDWNLVTNTMWRNENFTVMFGYGQGGESNNVDFWFSKIHPDDRKRVESSVYQAINKHETNWSAEYRILKADNTYAAVLDRGSILEDELQTPYRLVGSVVDITRLVETERRLSSSESKFKKVFESNLIGMLFATLDGEMLEANDAFLNMLGYTRNDLESKKLNGQEITPEEYLDISNWAVAQLKEHGVCPPFEKRYNKKNGGTVSVLMGSALLDDNDSVTSVSYIIDITLQKEAEAKRQQLQNLVQKQQAEFSDIFSNAPALISIRRGAELRYEFVNKAFAEFDGCENYQGKTVQELHPEFAGSELLEIEKQVFNTGNPYYGKSHSIKKLGWKIGDDVERWFDFVYTPVFADNGVIDGIAFFGFEVTELVNGRKATEELMHKKDEFMSIASHELKTPITSLKGSLQIVQRMIERNGEQGQMSRFIDKANSQTDKLTDLVGDLLDVTKIQEGKMLLNYSTFNAVEMVKDCVDDVKAQGTNHKLILQADCSINATADKARLEQVVHNFLTNAIKYSPDADTILISCSMVNESFKVSVKDFGIGIPDDKKPYIFDRFYRVQESSTHFSGLGLGLFISAEIVNRHNGHIGVDSTGQDGSTFWFTIPVR; via the coding sequence ATGGAATCCAGCTCTCCGGATCGCTTTATCATAGCTATCGGCGCATCGGCCGGTGGGCTGGAAGCCATCCATGAGTTTTTTGATCATATGCCGGCCAACTCGGGTTTTACTTTTGTGGTGATACAGCATCTTTCGCCAGATTATAAAAGCTTGTTGGTAGAACTTGTATCCAAACATACCCACATGCAGGTTTTTGAAGCTGCTAACGATGTGACCCTACAGCGCGACTGTGTGTATATTATCCCCAATAAAAAACTGATGACCATCCGCGGGCACAAGCTTAAGCTTGCGGATAAGGTAAAAGATAAATCGCCCAATACAGCCATTGACACCTTTCTGTTTACAATGGCTAAGGAGAAAAAGGAGAAGGCAATTGCGATTATCCTCTCAGGCACCGGTACAGACGGTACCAAAGGTATTGAAGCCATAAAGGAATATGGCGGCATGGTAATAGTTCAGGATCCGGCAACAGCGAAGTTTGATGGGATGCCCAATAGTGCCATTACTTCAGGCAATGCAGATCATATTTTGGCACCGGCAAAAATGCACGCCGAGGTTTATAATTACGTGCATCAGATCAATATCCCACAGATAGAAGAGGGTGGCTTTGATGATGGTAAACTGAACGACATTTTTACGCTGGTATCAAAAAGCAGCGGGCATGATTTCAATCTATACAAAACACCCACTATTTTAAGGCGCATTACCAGGCGTATGGCGGCGGTAGCACTGTTGCATTTGGAAGATTATGTTGCTTTGCTGCACAAGGACCCCGCTGAAGTTAAACTGCTTGCCAAGGATTTTTTAATTGGAGTTACCAGCTTTTTTAGAGATAAGCAAGCGTTTGAGTTACTGGAAAAAGAGATTATCCCCAATATTGTTAAAAAGAAAAACGACGGCGATATCCTTAAAGTTTGGGTATGCGCCTGCAGCACCGGGGAAGAGGCCTATTCAATTGCCGTATTGTTGAATGAAAAGGTGGAGGAAAGCGGTAAAAACATCGAGATCAAAATTTTTGCTACCGATGTTGATGATGCCGCTATTGAAGTTGCAGCAAGGAATTGCTATCCGCTTACCGCAGGCAGGGAAATTCCGGAGCATTTATTGAAAAGATATTTTATAAAAGATAACAAAAGCTATTCGGTTCTGCCGGGCATCCGCAAGCAGATTGTTTTTGCGCGCCATAATGTGATCAAGTCGCCACCATTTATCAAGAACGATTTGGTCACCTGCCGAAACATGCTTATTTACATGAATAGCCTATTGCAGCAAAAAGTAGTAGCTACATTCCATTATGCACTTAATAAAGAGGGGTACTTATTCTTAGGGTCAAGCGAAAATGCGGCAAGTATTAAAGAGGGGGTAACTGAAATCAGCAGCAAATGGAAAATCTACCAGCGATCCGGCGCTATCACTTATGGGCTTCACCATACCTACACCGCAGTTGCGCCTGGTTTAAAATATGATGAAAAACAAATTCCTGTAAAAAATAGCGATAAGCCAAAGTCCATAGATGAAGAGTTTCGTGACCTGCTGATAGAGGAGTTTGGTCCGGTTGGTATTTTTATCGATAAGAGCTACACGGTAAAAGAAACGATTGGCGACTTTAACAGGTTTTTGATGATGCCCGAAAAAAAGCTGGATCTAAATATCCTCAATATGGTGGGCAAGGATGTTTCTATTGTACTGAATACCGCAATCCGCAAAGCCTGGAAAGAGGGAAAGAAAGCGCATATTGATAATATTAAGGTTAAGCGCGAAAAAGAGGTTATGCTTTTGCAGATCACCGTTAAGCCGCCGGATAGCCGGTCGCCGAATGGCTACACCCTCGTTTTGTTTTCTGAAAATAAGGCCGAGCCGGTGAAGCAAGGTATTGTATTGCCACCGGTAGACGGCGACCAGCATGGCGAGTACCTGATGGAGATGGAGGCAGAATTAAGCGAAACCCGCATTAATCTCCAAATGGCTGTAGAGGAGATGGAGACTACCAATGAGGAGCTTCAATCCAGCAACGAGGAACTGCTTTCGGCAAATGAAGAATTGCAATCTGGGAATGAAGAATTGCAGTCTCTTAACGAAGAATTACACACCCTGAATACCGAACATCAGCTGAAAATAAGGGAGCTGGTGGAACTTAATGACGATCTGGATAATTATTTCAGGAGCACTGCTATCGGTCAGATCTTTATCGATGCTAATTTACGTATCCGTAAGTTTAACCCTGCGGCGGTAAAACTGATCAATTTGATAGAAGCGGATATTGGCAGGCCTATTAATCATATCTCCAATAACATTTTGTTAGATAACCTGGTGAACGATCTGCATACTGTTCTGGGCAAGGGAAAGATGATAGAAAAAGAAGTAGCGCTTAAAAGCGGTACCAACAGCCTTATGCGCATTATGCCCTATATCCGCAAGGATAAGCAGCCGGATGGGGCGGTTATTACTTTTGTTGATATATCGGTAATTACCGAACTGAATAATATGATTACCGGCGTGTTTAACGCCAACTCATCCGCTATTCTTGCATTTCGCGAAATAGCTGCCACAGGCAGTAAGCCAAAAGATTATAAGTGTATAGCCTTTAATCAATCTGCTTTGTCGCTAATTGATAAAACGGCTGACGACATGAATGCACAGCCATCTATCAGCGAGTTTCCCGAACTGATGGCGGCCATGAATTTTGAGCAATATTCGAAAGTCGCCGAAACGGGTAAGCCCGTTCAGGCAGAGATCCAAACTACAGACGGCCGGTATTATCAATTATCCAGTGCCAAAATGAATGATGGTTTTGTACTTAGCTTAAGCGATGTAACCATCCGTAAAAATGCGGAGAAAAAGCTTAAAAAGAATTATAATGAGTTGATAACTGCAAGAGAGGGGCTGCGGAATCTCAACCAGCAATTAGAACAGAGGGTGCAGGAACGTACCCAAAAGCTGGCAGAAAGCGAAGAGCGTTTTAAACTTGTATCAAAAGCTACCAACGATACCGTTTGGGATTGGAACCTGGTGACCAACACCATGTGGCGCAATGAGAACTTTACCGTAATGTTTGGCTACGGGCAGGGCGGAGAAAGCAATAACGTGGATTTTTGGTTTAGCAAAATCCATCCTGACGACCGCAAACGGGTAGAAAGCAGTGTATACCAGGCCATAAATAAACATGAGACCAACTGGTCTGCCGAGTACCGGATACTTAAGGCGGATAATACTTATGCAGCAGTGCTTGATAGAGGGAGCATCTTAGAAGATGAATTACAGACCCCATACCGGCTGGTTGGCTCCGTAGTTGATATAACACGGCTGGTAGAAACAGAAAGGCGTTTGAGCAGCAGCGAAAGCAAATTTAAAAAGGTGTTTGAATCCAACCTGATAGGGATGCTTTTCGCAACGCTGGATGGCGAAATGCTGGAAGCTAATGATGCATTTTTAAACATGTTAGGCTATACCCGTAATGATCTGGAAAGTAAAAAGTTGAACGGGCAAGAAATCACGCCGGAAGAATATTTGGATATCAGTAACTGGGCGGTAGCGCAGTTGAAAGAGCACGGTGTTTGCCCGCCTTTTGAGAAAAGATATAATAAAAAAAATGGTGGGACTGTATCTGTCCTCATGGGGTCGGCGCTGTTAGATGACAATGACAGTGTAACTTCAGTAAGTTACATTATCGATATCACCCTGCAGAAAGAAGCGGAAGCAAAGAGACAGCAGTTACAGAACCTGGTGCAGAAACAGCAGGCCGAATTCTCTGATATTTTTAGTAATGCCCCTGCTTTGATCTCTATAAGGCGGGGTGCAGAATTGCGTTATGAATTTGTAAACAAGGCCTTTGCCGAATTTGATGGCTGCGAAAATTATCAGGGCAAAACGGTGCAGGAACTGCATCCGGAATTTGCCGGATCGGAGTTGCTGGAGATAGAGAAACAGGTTTTCAACACAGGTAATCCATATTACGGCAAATCTCACTCCATCAAAAAATTGGGTTGGAAAATAGGTGATGACGTGGAGCGCTGGTTTGATTTTGTGTATACACCCGTTTTTGCAGATAATGGCGTAATTGATGGGATAGCGTTTTTTGGATTTGAAGTAACTGAATTGGTGAACGGGCGTAAAGCCACCGAGGAACTAATGCATAAAAAGGATGAGTTTATGAGCATTGCCAGCCATGAGCTAAAAACACCTATTACCAGTTTAAAAGGGTCGCTGCAAATTGTTCAACGAATGATAGAAAGGAATGGTGAGCAGGGGCAGATGTCGAGATTTATTGATAAGGCAAACAGCCAGACTGATAAATTAACAGACCTGGTTGGCGACCTGCTGGACGTAACCAAGATCCAGGAAGGAAAAATGCTTCTCAATTACTCTACTTTCAATGCCGTTGAAATGGTTAAAGATTGTGTGGACGATGTAAAAGCACAGGGCACAAATCATAAACTTATTCTACAGGCCGACTGCAGCATCAACGCTACGGCCGACAAAGCCCGCTTAGAACAAGTGGTGCATAATTTCTTAACTAATGCCATTAAATATTCGCCGGATGCTGACACGATCCTTATTAGCTGCTCTATGGTAAACGAAAGTTTTAAAGTATCGGTAAAAGATTTTGGCATCGGTATTCCGGATGATAAAAAGCCCTATATTTTTGATCGTTTTTACCGTGTTCAGGAGTCGTCCACTCATTTTTCCGGCCTTGGCCTTGGGTTATTTATATCCGCCGAAATTGTGAATAGACATAATGGCCATATTGGAGTGGATAGTACCGGCCAGGATGGCTCAACGTTTTGGTTTACGATCCCGGTTCGGTAG
- a CDS encoding L-fucose transporter, with protein MDSKPKFTERKYLVILLFVTSLFFLWGLALTLGDTLNKHFQNVLHVSKSRSAYVQLSLFGAYAVMGIPAGLFMKRFGYKSGVLLGLCLYATGAFLFIPAANAQSFNFFRIALFILACGLATLETVAHPFVASLGDQRTSDQRINFSQFFNGLGGILAPFIGGYFILQEGREHSNDLIAVKNLYFIIGTVIVIVAVLFSFVKVPSLTDPHAVSPQMDAVGGKHTESKSLIQHKHFVFAAIAQFFNVCAQGGTWAYFINYGHDIMGYSSATASYFFGISLLMMVIGRLLGTLLMRYFVTPSKLLWIFALCNVFMCLVVAQNLGTVSFVALIMINFFFSIMFPTIFSLGLKNLGKQTEQASSFIVMGVVGGGIFPILMGLVANHNVATAYYLPIICYAVIFVFGFNYKRLNKAAVEE; from the coding sequence ATGGACAGCAAGCCAAAGTTTACCGAACGTAAATATCTCGTCATACTGTTGTTTGTTACTTCCCTATTCTTTCTTTGGGGCTTGGCGTTAACACTTGGAGATACGCTTAACAAGCATTTCCAGAACGTTCTGCACGTTTCCAAATCCAGATCGGCCTATGTGCAATTGTCGTTATTTGGTGCTTATGCTGTTATGGGTATACCGGCTGGCTTATTTATGAAACGGTTCGGATATAAGAGCGGTGTATTGCTGGGCTTATGTTTGTATGCCACTGGCGCGTTTCTATTTATCCCTGCAGCAAATGCGCAATCCTTTAATTTTTTCCGGATTGCATTATTCATACTAGCCTGTGGCCTCGCAACACTGGAAACCGTGGCGCACCCCTTTGTAGCTTCTTTAGGCGATCAGCGTACCAGCGATCAGCGGATCAACTTTTCTCAATTTTTCAACGGCCTGGGCGGCATCCTTGCACCGTTCATTGGAGGCTACTTTATTCTTCAGGAAGGCCGGGAGCACTCAAATGATCTCATCGCTGTAAAGAATTTATATTTCATCATCGGTACAGTTATAGTTATAGTGGCCGTGCTGTTCTCCTTTGTGAAGGTCCCGTCATTAACTGATCCGCATGCTGTTTCGCCTCAAATGGATGCAGTAGGCGGGAAACACACCGAATCCAAAAGCTTGATCCAGCATAAGCATTTTGTTTTTGCGGCAATTGCCCAGTTTTTTAATGTTTGTGCACAAGGAGGCACGTGGGCATATTTTATCAATTATGGGCATGATATTATGGGGTATTCATCTGCAACTGCCAGCTATTTTTTCGGAATCAGTTTGCTTATGATGGTGATTGGCAGGTTACTTGGAACGCTGCTGATGCGGTATTTTGTTACACCCAGCAAGTTGCTCTGGATCTTTGCATTGTGCAATGTCTTCATGTGTTTGGTCGTAGCACAAAATCTGGGGACAGTGTCGTTCGTAGCCCTCATCATGATCAACTTTTTCTTCAGCATCATGTTCCCAACCATTTTTAGCCTGGGGCTCAAAAACCTCGGCAAGCAAACAGAACAGGCTTCGTCGTTTATTGTAATGGGCGTAGTAGGTGGGGGCATATTTCCCATTTTAATGGGTTTGGTTGCCAACCATAATGTGGCAACTGCTTACTATTTACCAATAATTTGTTACGCAGTCATTTTTGTCTTTGGCTTTAATTATAAGCGTTTGAATAAGGCTGCTGTAGAAGAATAA
- a CDS encoding LacI family transcriptional regulator: protein MKKLSIVDIANHLNVSKTTISFILNGRAQEKRIGKELVERVQKFVDEVGYKPNSLAKSLRTGKSNIIGLMVEDISNPFFAAIARLIEDRAYKNGYKIIYCSTDNDTVKTQELINMFRDRHVDGYIIAPPEGIEEDINSLIKDGMPVVFFDRHLPNVSTDYVEIDNLFGTYNATRHLIQQGYKKIAFITFKSLQTQMTARVQGYSDALKESGFEPMIEEIVFNPDEEQIIEPIHTFLTNNKQIDAVIFGTNHVGTCGLKVINALGIKVPSELAVVSFDDYDVFKLFSPPVTALAQPIEAIADNVITVLLNKLNASSKDHKPQSIILKTDLNIRGSSKMKQ, encoded by the coding sequence GTGAAAAAACTTTCTATAGTTGATATTGCCAACCACCTAAACGTATCAAAAACCACCATATCGTTTATTCTCAACGGCAGAGCGCAGGAAAAGCGGATAGGAAAGGAATTAGTGGAGCGGGTTCAAAAATTTGTTGATGAGGTGGGTTATAAGCCAAATTCACTTGCTAAAAGTTTACGCACCGGCAAGTCTAATATCATAGGGCTGATGGTAGAAGATATCTCCAACCCCTTTTTTGCTGCTATTGCCAGGCTAATAGAAGACCGGGCTTATAAAAACGGTTACAAGATTATTTATTGCAGTACCGATAATGATACGGTAAAGACGCAGGAACTGATCAACATGTTTCGCGACAGGCACGTGGACGGTTATATCATTGCCCCGCCTGAAGGTATTGAGGAGGACATCAACTCTTTGATTAAAGACGGCATGCCGGTGGTGTTCTTCGACAGGCATTTGCCTAACGTCAGCACTGATTATGTAGAGATCGATAATCTATTTGGTACTTATAATGCTACCCGTCATCTAATTCAGCAGGGGTACAAAAAAATTGCCTTTATCACTTTTAAATCGCTGCAAACACAGATGACTGCAAGGGTACAGGGATATAGTGATGCGTTGAAGGAAAGCGGCTTTGAACCCATGATAGAAGAGATTGTATTTAACCCGGATGAAGAGCAGATCATCGAGCCTATTCATACCTTTCTTACTAATAACAAACAAATAGATGCGGTGATATTCGGTACCAATCACGTAGGTACCTGCGGGTTAAAGGTTATCAACGCGCTGGGTATCAAAGTTCCATCAGAACTTGCGGTGGTATCATTTGATGATTACGACGTATTTAAACTCTTCTCGCCCCCGGTAACTGCATTGGCTCAACCTATAGAAGCCATTGCAGATAATGTGATCACAGTGTTGCTTAATAAGCTCAACGCTTCCTCCAAAGATCATAAGCCCCAATCTATCATTCTCAAAACTGATCTCAATATCAGGGGATCTTCTAAAATGAAGCAATAA
- a CDS encoding phytochrome has protein sequence MPKGKNYDSDFCGSLPLSHINIIQDYGYLLVLENDTLRIIQVSENIAELLSLDLDTIVGSLLADYTDASIVSELKQRFGEQIKDKIPFILQLGDQKMATLAHFRSDCLVLELEKANPENERSFTSVFDDLRYAMAAIEHAGSIEEVSEIAIAELRKINGFDGVMMYRFDSDWNGTVLAEERVEGLESYLGHTFPASDVPKQARQLYLQNPYRLIPNRNFKPVRLYPVINPQTKTFTDLADCNLRGVAAVHLEYLKNMNVQASMSIRVIYHDQLWGLIACHHLTPRYLSLELCGVCELLSLLISNKVTAILYKQSFEEESRLQQIQTALASAVYAENDLVAGLMNAEKTNLLQLFNANAAVAVVDGQQHIIGDAPDESFIENMVLWLQNKQTDRVFATDQLPELFEDALPYAESASGVLVIPVDAETGDFIICFRPEVVQTIKWGGDPNAAINFEPDGKNYHPRNSFKIWQQTVHHTAISWTEQQLRAAENLRSFIYEFITRKI, from the coding sequence ATGCCAAAAGGGAAAAATTACGATTCTGATTTTTGTGGAAGTCTGCCACTTAGCCATATCAATATCATCCAGGATTATGGTTACTTACTAGTTTTAGAAAACGATACGCTCCGTATTATCCAGGTGAGCGAAAATATTGCTGAGTTGCTGTCGTTGGATTTGGATACCATAGTTGGGAGTTTGCTTGCAGATTACACCGATGCATCTATAGTTTCCGAATTAAAACAACGTTTCGGTGAGCAGATAAAAGATAAGATACCTTTTATCCTGCAGCTCGGTGATCAAAAAATGGCAACTCTGGCACATTTTAGGAGTGATTGCCTGGTGCTTGAATTAGAAAAAGCTAACCCGGAGAATGAGCGTTCCTTCACAAGTGTATTTGATGATTTAAGGTACGCCATGGCAGCAATTGAACATGCCGGCAGTATTGAAGAAGTAAGTGAAATTGCCATTGCCGAACTACGTAAGATTAACGGATTCGATGGGGTTATGATGTATCGTTTTGATAGCGACTGGAATGGTACCGTGTTAGCTGAAGAAAGGGTTGAAGGGCTGGAGAGTTACCTGGGCCACACCTTCCCCGCCTCGGATGTGCCTAAACAAGCAAGGCAATTGTATCTGCAAAACCCATACAGACTTATTCCAAACCGAAACTTTAAGCCGGTAAGGCTTTATCCGGTTATTAATCCGCAAACAAAAACTTTTACAGATCTGGCCGATTGCAACCTAAGAGGCGTTGCTGCCGTGCACCTGGAATATTTAAAAAATATGAATGTGCAGGCATCCATGTCTATCCGTGTGATTTATCATGATCAGTTATGGGGCCTTATTGCCTGCCACCACTTAACACCGCGCTACCTTAGCCTGGAACTTTGCGGCGTGTGCGAACTGCTCTCGTTACTTATATCTAATAAGGTTACTGCAATTTTATACAAGCAATCTTTTGAGGAAGAATCCAGGCTGCAGCAAATTCAAACAGCTTTAGCATCGGCAGTGTACGCCGAGAACGATTTGGTTGCCGGGTTAATGAATGCTGAAAAGACAAACCTGTTGCAGTTATTTAATGCGAATGCTGCAGTAGCTGTAGTTGATGGGCAACAGCATATAATAGGCGATGCCCCGGATGAATCCTTCATCGAAAACATGGTGCTTTGGTTACAAAACAAGCAAACCGACCGTGTTTTTGCTACAGATCAATTGCCCGAATTGTTTGAAGACGCTCTGCCATACGCTGAATCCGCTAGTGGCGTATTGGTTATACCGGTTGATGCTGAAACAGGTGATTTTATCATTTGCTTCCGGCCGGAGGTGGTACAAACTATCAAATGGGGTGGCGACCCCAATGCTGCGATAAATTTTGAACCTGATGGTAAAAACTATCATCCAAGAAATTCCTTTAAAATATGGCAGCAAACCGTGCATCACACCGCCATATCGTGGACAGAACAACAACTGAGGGCAGCAGAAAATCTGCGAAGTTTTATTTACGAATTTATTACCCGCAAAATATAA